A segment of the Desulfurellaceae bacterium genome:
TCAATGCTGTTCAGGAAGCCCATATTCTCAAAGGCGCGGTTGATGGCGATCTTGTTATACTTGACCCCGACCTGGGCAATGTTGATCATCGTCCGGGCCATCTTTTCGCACTCGGGCATGAGCTGATCGTGGGCCACCACCTTGTTAATCATGCCCAGCCGTTCAGCCTCCTGGGCCGACAGGGTCTGACCGGTCAGCAGCAACTCTTTGGCCTTGGCCAGGCCGACGCTGAAGGGTGTGACCAGGACCGGCGGGCCCGTCCCAAAGCGAATCTCCGGTTCACCCAGCGTGGCCTGTTCGGAGGCAATTTTGATATCGCACAGCTGGGCCAGCTCACACGCCCCGGCCAGCGCGTAGCCGTTGATGGCGGCGATATACGGCTTGGCCGAGTGCCAGATTTTCAGAAAGATGGTGATGTTCTTTTTGAGGGCCGAGCGCCAGTCGTCGGCCGAGCGCTCGTACAGCTCGGGTTCTCCTTCCGGGCTGCCAATATCGAAGCCGGCCGAGAAAGCGCGT
Coding sequences within it:
- a CDS encoding enoyl-CoA hydratase/isomerase family protein, which translates into the protein MADYHTLLFEKRDGIGYLTLNRPSKLNALSPELMAELGQALDTIEDDPEVKVVILTGAGRAFSAGFDIGSPEGEPELYERSADDWRSALKKNITIFLKIWHSAKPYIAAINGYALAGACELAQLCDIKIASEQATLGEPEIRFGTGPPVLVTPFSVGLAKAKELLLTGQTLSAQEAERLGMINKVVAHDQLMPECEKMARTMINIAQVGVKYNKIAINRAFENMGFLNSIEQNLDLVTLFDTTRTEEQETFSRIRKEKGLRAALDWRDARFKDD